The following proteins are encoded in a genomic region of Brachypodium distachyon strain Bd21 chromosome 1, Brachypodium_distachyon_v3.0, whole genome shotgun sequence:
- the LOC100832579 gene encoding tryptophan synthase alpha chain, whose amino-acid sequence MAFALKASSSSSVAASSAAASSASFAASAAPRGRRAAPRRVSFRGAAPMVAIRAEASATAAPVAGDRLTISGTFSKLKEQGKIAFIPFIVAGDPDLATTAKALKVLDACGSDVIELGVPYSDPLADGPVIQASATRALTKGTTFEDVISMVKEVVPSLSCPLALFTYYNPILKRGVANFMSVVKEAGVHGLVVPDVPLEETDILRSEAAKNNLELVLLTTPTTPTERMERITKASEGFVYLVSTTGVTGARSNVSFKVEALLQEIKQVTDKAVAVGFGVSTPEQVKQIAGWGADGVIVGSAMVRQLGESGSPEEGLKKLEELAKNLKAAFP is encoded by the exons ATGGCGTTCGCGCTCAaggcctcctcgtcctcctccgtcgccgcttcctcggcggcggcgtcgtcggcctcgttcgccgcctccgcggcgCCAAGggggcgccgcgccgcgccgaggAGGGTCTCGTTCCGCGGGGCCGCGCCCATGGTCGCCATCAGGGCGGAGGCgtcagccaccgccgccccggTGGCCGGGGACAGGCTCACCATCTCGGGCACCTTCTCCAAGCTGAAGGAGCAGGGCAAG ATTGCATTCATTCCATTCATCGTTGCTGGTGACCCTGACTTGGCAACTACAGCGAAAGCATTGAAGGTTCTTGATGCGTGTGGTTCAGATGTGATTGAATTGGGTGTGCCTTATTCTGATCCATTGGCTGATGGCCCTGTTATTCAG GCTTCCGCTACACGTGCGCTAACAAAAGGCACCACATTTGAGGATGTTATCTCTATGGTAAAGGAGGTGGTACCTAGTCTGTCCTGCCCCCTGGCGCTTTTCACATATTATAACCCAATTTTGAAGCGTGGTGTGGCAAATTTCATGTCTGTTGTAAAAGAAGCTGGTGTGCATG GTCTTGTGGTACCTGATGTTCCTCTGGAAGAGACAGATATTTTGAGAAGCGAGGCTGCCAAGAACAACCTAGAGTTG GTGCTACTGACAACACCAACTACACCAACCGAAAGGATGGAGAGGATCACAAAGGCTTCAGAAGGATTTGTTTATCTT GTAAGCACTACTGGAGTTACAGGTGCACGCTCGAACGTAAGTTTCAAGGTTGAAGCTCTTCTTCAGGAAATCAAGCAG GTCACAGACAAAGCTGTGGCTGTTGGCTTTGGTGTGTCAACTCCAGAGCAAGTGAAGCAG ATCGCAGGATGGGGTGCAGATGGTGTGATCGTTGGGAGTGCAATGGTGAGGCAGTTGGGTGAATCTGGTTCTCCAGAAGAAGGATTGAAGAAACTAGAAGAATTAGCCAAGAACCTAAAGGCCGCATTTCCATGA
- the LOC104582286 gene encoding LOW QUALITY PROTEIN: bZIP transcription factor RISBZ2 (The sequence of the model RefSeq protein was modified relative to this genomic sequence to represent the inferred CDS: deleted 2 bases in 1 codon; substituted 1 base at 1 genomic stop codon), with translation MMKRKFPLEEETPNPDPFRIPSPPSPLSMFQTQVVDGGVEGSSGDVMNPSLPDWCFLEESLLSIPNPSASNPNDLVLDPDVMMDTSPKRRCVDPEVERVEVIPRPLPSPATASVMQDPAVYNAMLREKLDEDLAAVALLTLLHSPICVHIDNEILVQQMSGGGQYGGTSPNLAQNPDVSVRQVSSPLREQSPSTNNIEGEAETMGNMNFSAEKVKMRRESNRISARLSRYKKATQMQNLQHQVLHFKQHHLCLRDYKYTSNLTYANCCSFHYXAENKYLVKRQADLIQKYSSAVIDNRVLKANVETLETKVKLVEEIIKRFTSTHDVPQVVSSLTSLGFPLSASPSNGAHETFVPTQNTPFNYFTSVTTNGGVNNIYTPEATSTFQIQDPVALLQMQSESSLEHLQRRVCDSAPSSSVLAPQEVTSFNPNEFINMGMQ, from the exons ATGATGAAGCGCAAGTTCCCACTGGAGGAGGAAACCCCTAACCCCGATCCCTTTCGGATCCCGTCCCCGCCATCGCCGCTGTCGATGTTCCAGACTCAGGTCGTTGACGGGGGCGTCGAAGGTTCTAGTGGCGATGTGATGAACCCGTCCCTTCCAGATTGGTGCTTCTTGGAGGAGTCGCTGCTCAGCATCCCCAACCCTTCAGCATCGAACCCGAATGATTTGGTTCTTGACCCTGATGTTATGATGGATACAAGCCCGAAGAGGCGCTGCGTCGACCCTGAGGTGGAGAGAGTCGAGGTGATCCCAAGGCCGCTGCCTTCACCAGCGACGGCAAGTGTGATGCAGGACCCCGCGGTGTACAACGCAATGCTGAGGGAGAAGCTGGATGAGGACCTTGCTGCCGTTGCCTTGCTGACG TTGCTTCATTCTCCTATTTGTGTTCATATAGATAATGAGATTCTAGTGCAACAAATGTCAGGTGGTGGCCAATATGGAGGGACTAGTCCAAATCTTGCTCAAAATCCAGATGTCAGTGTGAGGCAAGTTAGCTCTCCCTTAAGGGAGCAATCACCATCAACTAATAATATCGAAGGAGAGGCAGAAACAATGGGAAATATGAATTTCAGTGCAGAAAAGGTGAAAATGAG GAGGGAATCCAATCGGATTTCAGCTAGACTCTCAAGATACAAAAAGGCAACTCAAATGCAGAACTTACAGCACCAGGTCTTGCATTTTAAACAACACCATTTGTGCTTAAGAGATTACAAATACACAAGTAACTTGACTTATGCTAATTGTTGCAGCTTTCACTATTA agctgaaaataaatatttggtGAAACGTCAGGCAGACTTAATTCAGAAATATAGCAGTGCTGTCATTGACAATAGGGTATTAAAGGCAAATGTTGAAACCCTAGAAACAAAG GTGAAGCTGGTAGAGGAAATCATTAAGAGGTTCACAAGCACACACGATGTGCCCCAAGTTGTCTCTAGCTTAACATCCCTGGGCTTCCCCCTCAGTGCATCCCCATCAAATGGTGCCCATGAAACTTTTGTGCCTACCCAGAATACCCCATTTAATTACTTCACCTCTGTGACAACCAATGGCGGTGTAAACAACATTTACACCCCTGAGGCAACTTCGACATTCCAAATTCAGGACCCAGTGGCTTTGTTGCAGATGCAGTCTGAATCAAGCTTGGAACATCTACAAAGGAGGGTGTGTGATAGTGCTCCAAGTTCATCAGTGCTCGCACCACAAGAAGTTACTTCATTCAATCCAAATGAGTTCATCAACATGGGGATGCAATAG